The proteins below come from a single Pichia kudriavzevii chromosome 2, complete sequence genomic window:
- a CDS encoding uncharacterized protein (PKUD0B04870; similar to Saccharomyces cerevisiae YCR059C (YIH1); ancestral locus Anc_6.327), giving the protein MHESEELVQEAGAIEAIYPECIEKLFEGVYKLRIPQHEHILFQMSFPEDYPESKPYILDVVSEKEGFDEKYLMELFQDVLDSIYHEGVVVIFDLFTELEAVLHIEEDADEEIKNEEDHWGMDESNVRNLATNLEASKVIRETGEEEEKKKEEQEQEQPQSHLEYVYAKNKEKRYAKTGKPDNYTKPNKMSDPLDGWIISEPISDRKSTFVAFAKEVHSLDDAYMKLSRLMEDKKVSRANHAMRAWRIKDSEKGVQYQDCDDDGETAAGGRMLHLMSIMDAWNVMVVCCRWFGGVHIGPDRFKHINSTTRDVLVKGNFVDIDSKKSKKKRK; this is encoded by the coding sequence ATGCATGAGAGTGAGGAGTTAGTTCAAGAGGCGGGAGCAATCGAAGCAATCTATCCGGAATGTATAGAGAAGTTGTTTGAAGGAGTGTATAAACTTAGAATCCCCCAACATGAGCACATACTTTTTCAGATGTCGTTTCCAGAAGACTATCCCGAATCCAAACCTTACATATTAGATGTGGTatcagaaaaagaaggatttgatgaaaagtATCTTATGGAATTGTTTCAGGACGTTCTAGATTCGATATATCATGAAGGAGTAGTggttatttttgatttatttacGGAGTTAGAGGCAGTGTTacatattgaagaagacgcagatgaagaaattaaaaatgaGGAGGATCATTGGGGTATGGATGAGTCTAATGTAAGAAACCTTGCTACAAATCTAGAGGCGTCGAAAGTTATCAGAGAAAcaggagaagaagaagaaaaaaaaaaagaagaacaagaacaagaacaacCCCAATCACATTTGGAATATGTATATGCTAAAAATAAGGAAAAGAGATACGCTAAAACAGGTAAGCCTGATAATTATACAAAGCCAAACAAAATGTCAGATCCTCTTGATGGTTGGATAATAAGTGAGCCGATATCTGacagaaaatcaacatttgTGGCATTTGCAAAGGAAGTACATTCTCTAGATGATGCTTACATGAAACTATCTCGATTGATGGAAGATAAGAAGGTTAGTCGTGCAAACCACGCAATGAGGGCATGGAGAATCAAAGATAGTGAGAAAGGTGTGCAATATCAGGACTGTGACGATGATGGAGAAACAGCTGCTGGTGGACGAATGTTGCATTTAATGTCGATAATGGATGCATGGAATGTTATGGTAGTTTGCTGTAGATGGTTTGGTGGTGTTCATATTGGCCCAGATAGATTTAAACATATTAACAGCACAACTAGAGATGTTTTAGTCAAGGGaaattttgttgatattgatagTAAGAAATctaaaaagaagagaaagtaa
- a CDS encoding uncharacterized protein (PKUD0B04880; similar to Saccharomyces cerevisiae YCR060W (TAH1); ancestral locus Anc_6.328) codes for MFEDQSDTLKEEGNVYFRKNDYISALVKYTEALCSNSRNPVLYSNRASTFLKLNSLENALNDCNKGLKLVTNKDKGSTYIKLLWRKSIALRRSGDLENALDTIKTALNVKPTSKELQHELEAVDYQMQKRNSKLSHVETDTPNQGILQRNSDTLYIPIQEVQKIPTNFYSPEAPEDNEYIEDNPPEMKNQIKNQNEINAKRNLTTSSFPSSSNFEFDEVDFPLKPTVQFLLSLKDKPKEFNAKSYRYVIEIDPEHYCQIFGNSGIDPSFLNFMLDSTIYVLEKNQLDLKQKILNLFSMCTKLPRFSLTSMFVDTKTVNRLHFLFQERLNESFDNYWL; via the coding sequence ATGTTTGAGGATCAATCGGATACTTTGAAGGAAGAAGGCAATGTATATTTTAGGAAAAATGATTACATATCTGCTTTGGTAAAGTATACAGAAGCTTTATGTTCTAACAGTAGAAATCCTGTTTTATATTCTAATCGAGCTTCTACATTCTTAAAACTGAACTCGTTGGAGAATGCTCTTAATGATTGCAACAAAGGATTAAAACTTGTGACCAACAAAGATAAAGGATCCACTTATATAAAATTGctttggagaaaatcaatAGCTTTGAGGCGATCTGGGGACTTGGAAAATGCGTTGGACACAATCAAAACTGCATTGAATGTGAAGCCAACTAGTAAGGAATTGCAACATGAGCTGGAAGCTGTTGATTatcaaatgcaaaaaagaaattcaaagctAAGTCATGTGGAAACCGATACTCCAAATCAGGGGATTCTTCAGCGGAATTCTGACACCCTATATATTCCAATTcaagaagttcaaaaaattcCTACTAATTTTTATTCTCCTGAGGCACCTGAAGATAACGAATACATAGAAGATAATCCTCctgaaatgaaaaatcaaataaagaatcAAAACGAAATAAATGCAAAACGAAATCTGACTACCTCATCTTTTCCATCATCTTCTAACTTTGAGTTTGACGAGGTTGATTTTCCCCTTAAGCCAACTGTTCAGTTTTTACTCTCATTGAAAGATAAACCAAAAGAATTCAATGCAAAATCTTATCGCTATGTAATTGAGATTGACCCTGAACATTATTGTCAGATTTTCGGAAATAGTGGTATCGATCCATCTTTCCTTAATTTTATGCTTGACTCAACTATAtatgttttggaaaaaaatcagCTAGATTTAAAACAGAAAATTCTGAACTTGTTCTCAATGTGTACCAAACTCCCTAGATTTTCATTAACTTCTATGTTTGTTGACACTAAAACAGTAAATCGATTGCATTTCTTGTTCCAGGAACGTCTTAACGAGagttttgataattatTGGCTATAA
- a CDS encoding uncharacterized protein (PKUD0B04910; similar to Saccharomyces cerevisiae YPL009C (TAE2); ancestral locus Anc_8.75): protein MKQRVSSLDLKILIAELKKSIHNYRLQNIYDLVANNRSFLLKFSIPDSKVNVVLESGFKVYMTDFQRPTQPEPSNFTSKLRKHLKTKRVTDIKQVGDDRIVVFEFGDGLYYLVLEFFSAGNVILLDENLKIMAIYRFVDTDSNSIKGNYDVGSIYNMFDKSLFEDSCVALHDELYDEDTLLKWIEDTNQTEREPKKVLSIEKLCFQNAAYLSSDLIHISLLANSVPPKTSCLKLLEDDQLLKFTSKSMKDSKAKYDQLIETPVGEVEGYILSRKNELFDTEKDASADNLEYVYHEFHPYEPSHKINDNVKIECFKGYNKTVDKFFTAIEMSKVSLGRQQQKANISKRLQYVKDEHSKKLQVLDEVQALNNKKGTLITYYNEKIEECKRAVQELIDQKMDWKNIEKYIKVQKDRGNEIAKMIKSLNLIKNEITISLVDNEDEYDGDEDDMEESGWSTDDSDSDSDSDSESKSDSVNGSSKIQATNVVDVVIDITLSAFANASRYFDAKKTARDKQEKTAKNAALAIRSSEQKIQNDLKRMEKESKQNVEFKQLRPKFWFEKFFWFISSEGYLCVAGRDDNQVDSIYYKYFDNETDCLVSNDLENCLKVFIKNPYKNKDIPPTTYMQAGIFSLSTTKAWDNKMVTSPWYVPGKGVSKKDFDGTILPTGLLNVNKERNYLPPCQMVMGAGLLFLADKETFTRYREGKKQRDGELELISGSKSKGSASKILELKTMLAKLQDAEKSDTGESVNEIETENDEQKSSENDEVIMAPLPAQQTQTTIRGKKNKLKKIKEKYGHQDDEERRLRMAVLGTLKQVEDKQKFEDKKSNEDPRMSIAAKKRRKRQQQINQITKLIDELENKGDETDVGESDEYMNLVNDVDNYHLNISGLLGAPKKTDVVSDCIPVFAPWSALNKYTYKVKLQPGNLKKGKTVKDIVETFKRRTGELIKDESDWYDRDNKIELINEQEFMMALTASKFKIGSSGSSSGKNDSRGGNNRSKGGKAKSKKK from the coding sequence ATGAAGCAGAGAGTCTCCTCGttggatttgaaaatcctTATTGCcgaattgaaaaagtccATCCACAACTACAGACTTCAAAATATCTACGACCTAGTCGCAAATAATAGGTCTTTCTTACTGAAATTCAGCATCCCAGATTCAAAAGTCAATGTTGTACTAGAATCTGGCTTCAAGGTATACATGACCGATTTTCAAAGACCTACCCAACCTGAACCCTCAAATTTCACCTCTAAGTTGAGGAAACACTTAAAGACGAAAAGAGTCACTGATATTAAGCAAGTGGGAGATGATAgaattgttgtttttgaatttggtgaTGGGCTCTACTACCTTGTGTTAGAATTTTTTAGTGCAGGTAATGTTATCCTTTTGGATGaaaatctaaaaataatGGCGATTTACAGATTTGTTGATACCGATTCTAATTCAATCAAAGGCAATTACGATGTTGGGTCTATCTATAATATGTTTGACAAATCACTGTTTGAGGACTCTTGTGTTGCACTGCATGATGAACTATATGACGAAGATACTCTCTTGAAGTGGATTGAAGATACCAATCAAACTGAAAGGGAACCAAAAAAAGTATTATCAATCGAGAAGctatgttttcaaaatgccGCTTATTTGTCATCTGACTTGATTCATATTTCTCTTTTGGCAAATTCTGTTCCTCCGAAAACAAGCTGTTTGAAGCTCCTTGAAGATGACCAGTTGCTTAAGTTTACTTCTAAATCAATGAAAGATTCTAAGGCAAAATACGATCAATTAATTGAGACCCCTGTTGGTGAAGTCGAAGGTTACATATTGAGTCGTAAAAATGAACTTTTTGATACAGAAAAAGACGCATCCGCTGACAATCTTGAGTACGTATATCATGAATTCCATCCCTACGAACCGTCACATAAAATTAATGATAATGTAAAGATTGAATGTTTTAAAGGTTATAATAAAACGGTTGATAAATTCTTTACAGCAATAGAAATGTCCAAAGTCTCCTTGGGTCGTCAGCAACAGAAGGCCaacatttcaaagagaCTGCAGTATGTCAAGGATGAACACTCCAAGAAACTGCAAGTGTTGGACGAAGTGCAAGCTttaaataataaaaaaggtACACTCATTACATattataatgaaaaaatagagGAATGCAAAAGAGCGGTCCAGGAACTGATTGACCAAAAAATGGACTGGAAAAATATCGAAAAATATATTAAAGTCCAGAAAGATAGAGGCAATGAGATTGCCAAGATGATTAAATCTTTGAACCTTATAAAAAATGAGATTACAATTTCTcttgttgataatgaagacGAATATGACggtgatgaagatgacatGGAAGAGTCTGGATGGAGTACTGATGATTCTGACTCTGACTCTGACTCTGATTCCGAAAGTAAAAGTGATTCGGTCAATGGCTCTTCTAAGATACAGGCAAcaaatgttgttgatgttgttattgatattACACTTTCTGCTTTTGCTAATGCTTCTAGGTACTTTGATGCAAAGAAAACTGCCAGGgataaacaagaaaaaactgCTAAAAATGCAGCGCTTGCCATTAGAAGCAGTGAACAAAAGATCCAAAATGACTTGAAGAGAATGGAAAAAGAGTCAAAGCAGAATGTAGAATTCAAGCAATTACGGCCTAAGTTTTGGTTTGAGAAGTTCTTTTGGTTCATTTCCAGCGAAGGTTATCTATGTGTTGCTGGAAGGGACGATAATCAGGTCGATTCTATTTACTACAAATACTTTGACAATGAAACAGATTGCCTTGTTTCTAATGACTTGGAAAATTGTCtcaaagttttcattaAGAATCCatataaaaacaaagatattCCTCCTACCACATATATGCAAGCTGggattttttctttgtctaCCACTAAGGCCTGGGATAATAAAATGGTCACTAGTCCATGGTATGTACCTGGAAAGGGAGTTTCTaaaaaagattttgatgGTACCATTCTACCAACAGGTCTACTAAATGTCAACAAAGAGAGAAACTACTTGCCACCTTGCCAAATGGTGATGGGTGCTGGTTTACTCTTCCTGGCTGACAAAGAAACATTTACCAGATATAGGGAAGgtaaaaaacaaagagatgGGGAATTGGAATTGATTTCCGGCTCTAAGAGTAAAGGTTCGGCATCTAAGATCCTCgaattgaaaactatgCTAGCTAAACTTCAAGATGCTGAAAAATCTGACACCGGTGAATCTGTAAACGAGATAGAgactgaaaatgatgaacaGAAATCGAGTGAAAATGATGAGGTCATAATGGCCCCACTCCCTGCTCAGCAGACCCAAACAACAATAAGaggcaaaaaaaacaagctgaaaaagatcaaagaaaaatacgGACATCAAGATGACGAGGAAAGAAGACTGCGGATGGCTGTTTTGGGTACATTAAAACAGGTCGAggacaaacaaaaatttgaagacaAGAAGTCCAATGAGGATCCACGAATGAGTATTGCagcaaaaaaaaggagaaagagacAGCAGCAAATTAATCAAATAACAAAGttaattgatgaattggaGAATAAGGGTGATGAAACAGATGTTGGTGAATCTGATGAGTACATGAACCTTGtcaatgatgttgataacTACCATTTAAATATTTCGGGTCTTCTAGGTGCGCCTAAGAAGACAGATGTGGTATCCGATTGTATTCCAGTGTTTGCACCATGGAGCGCTTTGAATAAGTACACCTATAAAGTCAAACTGCAACCTggaaatttgaagaaaggCAAGACTGTGAAggatattgttgaaactTTTAAGAGACGTACTGGGGAATTAATAAAGGATGAAAGTGACTGGTACGATCGTGATAATAAGATCGAACTCATTAACGAACAAGAGTTCATGATGGCATTGACTGCttccaaattcaagatAGGGTCTAGCGGTAGTAGCAGTGGTAAAAACGATAGTAGAGGGGGAAATAATAGGTCTAAAGGCGGCAAAGCTaaaagtaaaaagaaatag
- a CDS encoding uncharacterized protein (PKUD0B04900; similar to Saccharomyces cerevisiae YPL010W (RET3); ancestral locus Anc_8.76): protein MTDNTSLYSITAVLILDNQQNRIYTKYYKSPHVEPVSELVTNPKKQKQFESDLFKKTSKQNSDIILFDHHTVVYREFSDFIIYTIGNLDQNEVLLYNVLQGIAGSLEIILDSQMDKRSLLESFDMVAIAIDETIDDGIVLETDPNAIAARVTNPPTEDITNIKIDLSEKGLLSAFNFAKKNISERLQQGF from the coding sequence ATGACAGATAACACATCCCTTTATTCCATCACAGCTGTTCTTATTCTAGACAATCAACAGAATAGAATATATACAAAATACTACAAGTCCCCTCATGTGGAACCAGTGTCTGAATTGGTAACGAATccaaaaaagcaaaagcaATTTGAATCAGATCTATTCAAGAAGACTTCCAAGCAAAATTCAGATATAATACTTTTTGATCATCATACTGTTGTATACAGAGAATTTTCGGATTTCATTATTTATACTATAGGTAACCTTGACCAGAACGAAGTCCTTTTATACAATGTTTTGCAAGGCATTGCCGGATCTTTAGAAATAATTTTAGACTCTCAAATGGATAAGAGGTCTTTGCTTGAGTCATTTGATATGGTTGCAATTGCTATTGATGAAACTATAGATGATGGTATTGTTCTAGAAACTGATCCTAATGCAATTGCCGCTAGAGTAACTAATCCACCTACCGAAGATATCACTAACATTAAGATTGACCTTTCAGAAAAAGGCCTTCTCAGTGCTTTTAATTTTGCCAAAAAGAACATTTCAGAGCGTTTGCAACAAGGTTTCTAA
- a CDS encoding uncharacterized protein (PKUD0B04895; Pfam Domains: Glucan_synthase(9.2e-23)), with product MGTLSLLIINPSTIVVLMILSIVGSIVSFLNLVALLLELDFVPRDFAGVLPVTSRFQLVFFTCKRGGVLKFQRDLLLNEGIYAGMRALMLGGRIKYCEYFQCGKGRDLSFLFYLKLYNKSRFRNE from the coding sequence ATGGGTACATTATCACTGTTGATAATCAACCCCTCAACAATTGTGGTATTGatgattctttcaattgTTGGCTCAATTGTGAGCTTTTTAAATCTTGTTGCACTTTTATTGGAATTAGATTTTGTACCGAGGGACTTTGCTGGAGTTTTGCCTGTAACATCAAGATTTCAgttggttttttttacgTGTAAAAGGGGCGGTGTGttgaaattccaaagaGACTTGCTATTAAATGAAGGCATATATGCTGGTATGCGTGCTTTAATGCTTGGAGGAAGGATCAAGTATTGCGAGTATTTCCAGTGTGGTAAAGGTAGGgatttgagttttttgTTCTATCTTAAACTTTACAACAAGAGTAGGTTCCGGAATGAGTGA
- a CDS encoding uncharacterized protein (PKUD0B04860; similar to Saccharomyces cerevisiae YNR024W (MPP6); ancestral locus Anc_6.326), with translation MSGSLSDRVSSMKFMQVAGDRHRTIAKEEADSQKKKKMQDFSEWSLPMTSKTLKVLKSKSKRIPKVGYTNINTMLPRISKDINHQIIGRKTMDSSVEEIVKKPTLNSEDVRNHENREVTTKGKTEEEEKPKKSKKGKKSKKSKPMSDFQLKSDDEFDPTEVELSSKSLLDLWKAKKS, from the coding sequence ATGAGTGGGTCACTATCCGATAGAGTATCAAGTATGAAATTCATGCAAGTTGCTGGAGATAGACATCGGACGATTGCAAAGGAAGAAGCCGACAgtcaaaaaaagaaaaagatgcAGGATTTCAGTGAATGGAGTCTTCCAATGACCTCTAAGACATTAAAAGTTCTAAAGTCCAAAAGTAAAAGAATTCCTAAAGTTGGTTACACTAATATAAATACAATGCTTCCAAGGATTAGCAAAGATATAAATCACCAAATCATAGGACGGAAAACGATGGACTCTTCGGTAGAagaaattgtcaaaaaaCCTACCCTTAACTCTGAAGATGTACGAAACCATGAGAACCGAGAAGTAACAACAAAGGGGAagacagaagaagaagaaaaacctaaaaaatccaaaaaaggTAAGAAAAGTAAGAAGTCAAAACCTATGAGTGATTTTCAACTTAAAAGTGACGACGAGTTTGATCCTACTGAAGTTGAACTATCTTCTAAGAGCTTGCTGGATTTATggaaagcaaaaaaaagttaG
- a CDS encoding uncharacterized protein (PKUD0B04890; Pfam Domains: Glucan_synthase(9.8e-06)), producing MFTAGIKTKEANSDTTTFMGSNHRLHSLLSLIIAQIGPKMLSVLLGGAYFFSNFQIITTVMILVNSVVRLLAFVFGPIIINAGILLEMFLGLIVTASMVTCSSSRLPSVIANFAHMASV from the coding sequence ATGTTTACAGCAGgaataaaaacaaaggaagCAAATAGTGATACGACTACCTTTATGGGATCTAATCATCGGCTGCATTCACTATTATCTCTTATTATTGCTCAAATTGGTCCTAAGATGTTATCAGTTTTGTTGGGTGGTGCGTACTTCTTTtccaatttccaaattattACAACTGTTATGATTCTTGTTAATTCAGTTGTAAGGTTATTGGCATTTGTGTTTGGTCCAATAATAATTAACGCAGGTATTCTATTAGAGATGTTTCTTGGGTTGATAGTCACTGCTTCTATGGTTACGTGCAGTTCCTCTAGATTACCTAGTGTGATTGCTAATTTTGCACATATGGCAAGCGTTTAA
- a CDS encoding uncharacterized protein (PKUD0B04850; similar to Saccharomyces cerevisiae YCR057C (PWP2); ancestral locus Anc_6.325), producing MKSDFKFSNLLGTVYRQGNIVYTADGSTLLSPVGNRVSVFDLIHNKSFTFSYEHRKNISVIALNPQNTLLISIDEDGRGILVNFKARTVLHHFNFKNKVRSIEFSPDGTHFAIAAGRFVEVWKTPDMSEDRQFAPFVRYRVYAGHYEDVTAVSWSGDSRFILSASKDMTARIFSLHSEDKHVKMSLAGHRNYVVKAFFNQSQEIIYTVSKDGAIFRWEYTERPGEEDLPEEEKTMSWRIMAKNFFFAETNVKCCTFHTKSNLFIVGFANGEFRLYEMPSFTLIQQLSMGANSVTTVSVNGSGEWIAFGSKELGQLLVYEWQSESYILRQQGHFDSMNCLAYSPDGSRIVTASDDGKIKIWDIVSGFCLATFDEHQSSVTGVVFAKRGQVMFSSSLDGTVRAWDLIRFRNFRTFTSTRRIQFSSVAVDPSGEIVCAGSLDDFDIQVWSVQTSQLLDQLSGHEGPISCLSFGTETNARLASASWDKTVRIWDIFGRSQTSEPFDLTSECLSLAMRPDSKEVAVSTMDGHLTFFDIENGKMVREIDGRKDILQGRYREDEFTSKNSKRGKHFDTIAYSFDGLTLIAAGNNNSICLYDLPNEVLLKRFKISLNMQLNGTLEQLNSKNIVDGQAVDLVDRSGELSDAEESHKADIRLPGSHRGDIGLRSTKPEIRVMSVGFSPTANAFAAASTEGLLIYSIDDSLIFDPIDLDIDVTPENTLSCLGEGEYLNAVAMAFRLNEVYLIQKVYESIKKEDIKLVARDLPVIYVPKILEFIGNLSTESAHVEFNLLWIEQLITLHGKFITQNKHLFARGIRSIQRFLTRTAKDVVSYGKKANNLSRFLLASTAINTSDCDYKELENDAVIEDVEEADSDIMDVNEEEEKSDDEDEEEKEEEEAEEEGGWFGPNENGKKYIDNFAHSDSEEDHDDVE from the coding sequence ATGAAGAGTGATTTCAAGTTTAGCAATTTATTGGGTACTGTTTATAGACAAGGAAATATAGTTTACACAGCCGATGGTAGTACGTTACTTTCTCCGGTTGGTAACCGAGTCTcagtttttgatttaatTCATAATAAGTCATTCACATTTAGTTATGAGCATAGGAAAAATATCTCAGTTATTGCATTGAACCCACAAAACACCCTTTTAATTAGTATCGATGAAGATGGTCGTGGAATCCTAGTAAATTTCAAGGCAAGGACAGTATTACATCACTTCAATTTTAAGAATAAAGTCAGGTCGATTGAATTTTCTCCAGATGGGACGCATTTTGCCATTGCTGCAGGTAGGTTTGTCGAGGTCTGGAAAACACCTGATATGAGTGAGGATAGACAGTTTGCTCCATTCGTTAGATACCGTGTTTATGCAGGACACTACGAAGATGTTACAGCGGTTTCTTGGTCAGGTGATTCAAGATTCATTCTTTCTGCTAGCAAAGATATGACCGCTAGgattttttcattgcaTTCTGAAGATAAGCATGTCAAGATGTCATTGGCTGGTCATAGGAATTATGTGGTAAAGGCGTTTTTCAATCAATCTCAAGAAATTATATACACAGTTTCCAAAGACGGTGCTATCTTTAGATGGGAATATACCGAAAGGCCAGGGGAAGAAGATTTGcctgaagaagagaaaacaatgaGCTGGAGAATCATGGCAaagaatttcttctttgctGAAACCAATGTGAAATGCTGTACATTTCATACAAAGTCCAACCTATTTATAGTAGGGTTTGCAAATGGTGAATTTAGGCTATATGAAATGCCCTCCTTCACActaattcaacaattgtCAATGGGAGCAAACAGTGTTACAACCGTTTCTGTCAATGGATCGGGTGAATGGATCGCATTTGGTTCTAAAGAGTTAGGTCAACTTTTAGTGTATGAATGGCAATCAGAATCGTATATATTAAGACAACAAGGCCATTTTGATTCGATGAACTGTTTGGCCTATTCTCCTGATGGGTCTAGGATTGTTACTGCATCTGATGAtggtaaaatcaaaatttggGATATAGTGTCTGGATTCTGCTTGGCAACGTTTGACGAACATCAATCTTCTGTTACCGGAGTTGTTTTTGCAAAAAGGGGTCAAGTCAtgttctcttcttctttggatgGAACCGTCAGGGCATGGGATTTAATTCGTTTCAGAAACTTTAGAACGTTCACCTCAACGAGAAGAATTCAGTTTTCATCTGTTGCGGTTGATCCTAGTGGTGAAATTGTTTGTGCCGGTTCCTTAGATGACTTTGATATTCAAGTGTGGTCTGTTCAGACTTCTCAACTGTTAGATCAACTTTCTGGTCACGAGGGTCCTATTTCATGCTTGAGTTTTGGTACAGAAACGAATGCCAGGTTAGCCAGTGCATCATGGGATAAAACTGTACGTATTTGGGATATCTTTGGTAGATCTCAGACAAGTGAGCCTTTTGATTTAACATCCGAATGTTTATCTCTAGCAATGAGACCGGATTCGAAGGAAGTTGCAGTATCAACTATGGATGGTCATCTTAcattttttgatattgaaaatggtaaGATGGTTAGGGAAATAGATGGAAGAAAAGATATCTTGCAAGGTAGGTATAGAGAGGATGAATTTACAAGCAAAAACTCAAAACGTGGTAAACACTTTGATACTATTGCATATAGTTTTGATGGTTTAACATTAATCGCAGCAGGTAACAATAACAGCATATGTTTGTATGATCTACCAAACGAAGTTCTATTAAAGAGGTTTAAAATATCGCTGAATATGCAATTGAATGGTACCTTAGAACAGCTAAACTCTAAGAATATAGTAGATGGACAAGCTGTTGATCTTGTCGATAGATCTGGGGAGTTATCTGATGCAGAAGAAAGTCATAAGGCTGATATCAGGTTACCAGGCTCCCATCGGGGTGATATCGGTTTGAGATCTACCAAGCCAGAAATTCGGGTAATGAGCGTTGGGTTTTCCCCAACTGCAAACGCATTTGCTGCAGCGTCAACTGAGGGTTTACTGATTTATTCGATAGAtgattctttgatttttgatCCTATTGATTTAGATATCGATGTTACGCCTGAGAATACCCTCAGCTGTCTAGGAGAAGGTGAGTACTTAAATGCAGTTGCAATGGCATTTAGGTTGAATGAAGTATATTTGATTCAAAAGGTTTAtgaatcaatcaaaaaggaagatatcaaattgGTAGCTAGAGATTTGCCGGTTATATATGTGccaaaaatattggaatttATAGGCAACTTAAGCACCGAAAGTGCACATGTGGAATTTAATCTTTTATGGATTGAACAACTCATCACTCTTCATGGTAAGTTCATAACacaaaacaaacatttATTTGCTAGAGGAATCAGATCGATTCAAAGGTTTTTAACCAGGACTGCCAAGGATGTTGTTAGCTATGGGAAAAAAGCCAATAATCTCAGTAGATTTTTACTTGCCTCCACAGCTATCAATACATCAGATTGTGACTACAAAGAACTAGAAAATGATGctgttattgaagatgtaGAGGAAGCTGATTCTGATATCATGGATGtgaatgaagaagaagaaaaatctgacgatgaagacgaagaagaaaaagaggaagaagaagcagaagaGGAGGGAGGGTGGTTTGGTCCCAACGAGAATGGTAAGAAATATATTGATAACTTTGCTCACTCTGATAGTGAAGAAGACCATGACGATGTCGAGTAA